AAACAGCAGGTAGGCGGCCATCAGCAGCCACAGTGCGGCGCCCACCAGGTATTTGATCCAGGGGGCCACGGCGGTGGTAGAGGACCAGTACGCCTCGATGAATGCGGCGATGAGCAGGAACACCATCACACCACAAATCATCTGCACGCTTATACGCGCGGCCAAGCGCAGGGATTCGCCTCTTGTCAGTTGCCCCGGCGCAATCAGTGCCCACCCCAACTGCAGGCCCGCCGCGCCAGCCAGGGCGATAGCGCTGAGTTCGAAGGCACCATGGCCAATCACGAATGACCAGAAGGTCTGGCCGTAGCCGATCTGGGTCAGGTGCCCGGCGACGGCGCCAATCATCAGGCCGTTGAAGAACAGGAAAAACACGCTGCCCAGGCCAAACAGCAGGCCGGCGGCAAAGGTCTGGAAGGCGATCCCGATGTTATGCATGACGTAGTAGCCAAACATCATCCAGTCTTCGCTGGAAGCGCGTTCGGCTGCCCGGCCCAGGCGGCTGGCATCGGGGTCGTACATGCCCTGCATCTCGGCTATTTGTCGGGGGCTGACGATGCTGTAGATCAGGTCGGGAAACAGGTACACCAGCAGCGCGATACCGACCAGGCTGCCGAAGAACAGCAAGCTCGCCGCCAGCACGAATCGCCATTGCGCGCGAACCAGCCTGGGGAAGCCGGCCAATAGAAAACCCAGCACGTTTGCACCCAACCGGCTGTGGTGGCGATACAGCTGTTGGTGGCCCCGCAAGGCAAGTTGTTGCAGTGGGTCAACCAGATAGCTGCTGTAGCCGCGCTCCTGGGCCAGGGCCAGGTGTTGGCACAACTGCCGGTATTGATGGGGGAAGTCGGCAAAGTCAGTGTGTTTGGCTTTGCCTTTTTCCAGCTGTGCCAGTTGTATGGCAAAGGCTTGCCATTGTGGTTGGTGACGGCTTTCGAAAAGGCTCTG
This genomic window from Pseudomonas sp. Bout1 contains:
- a CDS encoding stage II sporulation protein M, with amino-acid sequence MKQSLFESRHQPQWQAFAIQLAQLEKGKAKHTDFADFPHQYRQLCQHLALAQERGYSSYLVDPLQQLALRGHQQLYRHHSRLGANVLGFLLAGFPRLVRAQWRFVLAASLLFFGSLVGIALLVYLFPDLIYSIVSPRQIAEMQGMYDPDASRLGRAAERASSEDWMMFGYYVMHNIGIAFQTFAAGLLFGLGSVFFLFFNGLMIGAVAGHLTQIGYGQTFWSFVIGHGAFELSAIALAGAAGLQLGWALIAPGQLTRGESLRLAARISVQMICGVMVFLLIAAFIEAYWSSTTAVAPWIKYLVGAALWLLMAAYLLFAGRNRHAPE